Part of the Bacteroidales bacterium genome, TTTGTAATCACCACGATTAAAGGCATGGTTGATCCCGGAGGCCATGTCTTCAAGATACATCTGTCCCGAACGTTTCAGACCGGTTTTGTATTCAACAGCCTGCGGTTTTTTTATGGATGCCTGGTAGTAAAGATCGGCAGCTTCTTTAAACATTCCGACAGATTCGAATTGGGCAGCCTGTTTGGCCATTTTCTTCACTGTACACCCCGCCTGAAACATCGAAAGAATGAAAAAAACAAGAATCACAGGTAAAAATCGATAACCCATACGTAAAAATTTTGGAGGGTAAAATTAGAAATTGTTTTTGAACTGTCTGGAAAGATTGTATTCAATAATCATGCAAGATAAAGTATGGCTTATCAGGCATAATGATTAAGATCCAAAATTCATCCATCTTGCGTAGGAATAATTAATAAGATAAGAAAAAAGCTGACAGATTTTAATCATTTGCTGATAAAAGAGATCAATCATGGAAAAGTAATTTCATCAGGACTGCCCATCATAACAAAATATGATTTACCGGGGGTTAAAAACCCGATCGTGTTAATGTCTAATGCCGGCCAAAACAAAGTTATACCTACTGCATCCCTAACCAGGATCACATTCGTTCCATCAAACAAAATTTCAGGATTCACCGGTGAGTCAGACAGCACAGGTATTAAATTCCAACCGGTTTGAAGTTGAATAGTATTGTTACTTACCGGGTAGCCAGCAAGGTTAAAATTTATGGCAGAACTCACTTTTATCTGGTACCCCTCCATGCTGTTCCATTCACCCAGTGTATTCACATTTCCGTTCGGCCAGAATATGCCGGTTTCATTTTGAACGATGATTATCTGCTCAATAAAGTTCTCAAATAATACTTCCAAAGCCCCGGTATTCGGGACTAAAAAAGAAGACAGTCCACTCCATCCGGCAGGAAGGCTTATCATCTGCAACGAGTGAGTTTCTAAATTTAATGGTAAACTCCAATCACTTTTTTCATCATCTGAGCAAACTGCCCGAACATAAACATCATAGCTTTCGCCGGGCGCCAGGCCTTCAATTAAAACCGGATTTTCTGTGATTCCTTCAACTGCTGTTCCTTCAGATTGAGGATCAAAACCTGTCGGACCATATTTTAAATCCCAGGAATCTTCATTCGCGTTGGGAGTCCATGCAATCGTGGATGAGTTGCAAGATACATCTTCGAGGATGAGATTTGACGGTGGCAGACATGATCCTGACTCCGGGTTTTTAACGCAGCGCACCGAAAATCCAAAAGTTTCAGGATTAAACAACCTGCGGACACCATCGTTATTGTAAGCCAGATGTCGGCTCCAGGCTACTGATGGATAATTCTCGGAGGAAGACCAGAAAAAAGCATAAGTATTCAATGCGATGTATGAGCCGTCGGTATGCCGGTATCCAGCAGGGATTGCAGTAAAATCGTAGAAATCACTGCCAGTATTTATACTCCAGCCGATTGTCGATTTCAAATTTTTACCGGCATCGTAACCCCGCCATGCGGTTTGATCCCAGATCGGGTCTCCAACGCCATAATAACTGTCGACAGTTCCTTCCAGAATTTTCCATTCTTCATCATCAGGAACATGCCATCCAGAGGGGCAAAGCCCATTAGCATTGTTGACTGCATACCAGTTATAATAAGCGCCATAGCTATCTTTCCATGAAATGCTGTTACTGTACCAGGCATACGCCCCGTCAGTGTTGCTGCTCCATGCTCCATTATTTGTTCCGGGGTAATCAATGCTTGTTCCGTTGCTGTATTTTGTAGTTTTAAGGTTTTCCTTTATCCAGCATTGTTCACCGATGAGCGCAGTATTGTAAATATTTCCATCAATATCAGCTACCGTAGGACTGCCAGGGCAGGCTGTGAAAAACTTACGATCATGTTGGCTTTTTGGATTTTGAGCGTAAAGAGCTACGAAATTTATTCCGGAGACAACACACAAAATAATAGTTAAAACTTTGGATTTCATCATATGGAAGATTGATTTTTGCAAAAATAAATCATTTTAAAAAAAAATACAACCCTCCGGCAGGCTAAAAGAATCTGACAAAAATCAAATTCTCTATAGATTCATTAAAAAAAATTCTTGATAAAATCCTTCGACACCCAACTAACCACAAAATTTTACTCCTGCCTGATCCATTTGTTCACCCATTTCTCGTTCACTGCAACTGCCAGCACTTCTCCTTTTGCACAAAGTTCCCCACCACCGTAGAGGTTGACTTTTACCGTAACACGGTTTCCTTCGATTTTCTCAACTGTTGCTCTGAGTTTCAATGGGCCGTAAATCGGTGTAGGGCGGAGGTAATCCACATGAAGGGAGGCTGTTACACAGCGAAAAGGCGGCTCGGAGTCCATTGGGCGACCGGCATGGCGGTAAAGCGCTGCTGCAGCGGTTCCAGTCGAATGACAATCGATCAGCGAGGCAATCAAACCTCCGTAAACATATCCTGGCAAGGCAGTATGCCAGGGTTTTGGCGTAAATTCCGCAACTGCCTCATCACCATCCCAATAACTCTTTATCTGGTGACCATGTTCATTTAATCCGCCACAGCCGTAGCAGTGGTTGAAATCGTCGGGATAATAATCCTGAAAAGCTTTTTGATCCATGTCTTGATTCATTTTATTTGAGGGATCAAAAGTAAAAATTTTCCTTTTCTATTTTCATCTGGAGTTCATCTTAACCCTTTCAGATTATTTTCATCTGAATTCAAAATTACTTTGTGTTCAGGTTACACGCAAAATTAGTGGAGAAATTTTATTTCTGTATGCAATAACGGCGCTACTGAAAGAAATTAAAAAAAATAATCCTATACAGCACTTTGAGTCAACATTCTTGACTGTTTTTCTGTTTAGTTAAAAATCGATTTAACTAACAACAAAAACAAAATCATGAAACAGTTCATTTTTTCAGCAGCAGCCATTGCAGTTTTAGTGCTTTCGATCACCGTGTCTTACGCACAAACTGAAAGCCAGCAAGCAACTTACACATTCGACCCGCTACCGTACGCTTACGACGCACTCGAACCATCTATTGATGCCCGGACCATGGAAATCCATTACGATCGTCATCACAGAGCCTATTTCAACAATTTTTCAAAAGCCATCAAAGATTCGGAGATGGGAGGAATGAGCCTTGAGGCTATTTTTGCAAACATCAGCAAAGCACCTGCTGTTTTGCGCAACAATGGAGGTGGTCATTACAACCACACCCTTTTCTGGAGTATCATGTCGCCTGACGGAGGTGGAATACCTGTTGGTAAACTGGCAGAAGCCATCAACAAAACTTTCGGTTCATTTGATGACTTTAAAAAGCAATTCGAACAGGCCGGCGCCACCCGTTTCGGGAGTGGTTGGGCGTGGTTAAGTGTGAATGCGGATGGCAAGTTGTTCATTTCTTCGACCCCAAACCAGGATAACCCCTTGATGGATGTTGTTGAACAGCGGGGAAATCCAATCCTTGGTCTCGATGTGTGGGAACATGCTTACTACCTGAAATACCAAAACCAGCGCGGCAGCTATATGGGCGCCTTCTGGGATGTGGTGAACTGGAAAGAAGTTGGCAGAAGGTATGAAGTGCTGGTGAAATAGTCGAATGAGAGTGATAAAAGTTATAGGTTAATCGTTATCGGTTAGTTGTTATTGGTATGTCTTGAATGAAATTTTCACAGATAAAGATAAATACGGTTATTTTTCGTTGATCACTTTTACAATCTATGCAAATAATGATCTGAATAATCAAATAACGAGACGACTACTTTATAGTTTGTAACCATTAACAACTCAACTCTCAGCATCAAATGAAATCATTCTCCGCTGTAATCTTCGACCTTGACGGGGTCATTACCAGGACTGCCCTTGTGCACAGCGCCGCCTGGAAAAAAATGTTTGACGAGTTCCTGAAAAGTTGGTCAGACAAGCATCATAAGCCTTTTCGGGAGTTTGACCACGAACGCGACTATCTGCCCTATGTTGATGGCAAGCCCCGATACCAGGGTGTTCAGTCGTTTTTGGAGCATCGTGGGATCGGAATTCCGTTTGGCGATCCCTCTGATCCACCTGAGGCTGAAACAGTATGTGGCCTGGGCAACCGCAAAAACCAGGTTTTCAACGAGGTGCTGGAGCGCGACGGCGTAGAAGTCTATCCTTCTACAGTCGAATTAATTCATCAATTGATAAAAAAGAACATTCGCGTGGGAGTGGCTTCATCCAGCAAAAACTGTGAAGGTGTGCTCAAGGCAGCCGGACTGTTCGATCTCTTCGAAACCCGGGTGGATGGAGTGGTTTCATCTGAAATTGGTTTGAATGGCAAGCCCGCTCCCGACATATTCCTGAAAGCTTGCGAAAACTTAGGGTCAACACCGGATGAAGCCGTAGTAGTGGAGGATGCAGTTTCTGGAGTGCAGGCAGGTAAAGCCGGCAACTTCGGGCTTGTGCTGGGTATTGCCAGAGAAGGCAACGCCAAAGAACTGCGGCAAAACGGAGCCGACATCGTGGTAAACGACATCGGCGACATTGGCTTGAAAGGGCTTGAAGAGTGGTTTGAAAATGGCCTGGAAGAGGACAACTGGTCGCTCACCTACACTGAATACAACACTAAAAAAGAGCGCTCGCGCGAGGCGTTAGTCACAATAGGAAACGGATATTTCGGAACCCGCGGCGCTTTTGAAGAAACCTACGCTAATCCGGTCAATTATCCTGGAACTTATATTGCCGGACTTTATAATCGTTTGGTTTCAAAAGTTGGCGATCGCGATGTAGAGAATGAGGATTTTGTGAACATCCCCAACTGGCTGCAAATTACCTTCAAAATTGACGACGGCGACTGGTTTGATCCAAACAGCACCGAAATTCTGGACTGCTACCGCCACCTCGATTTCCGCACAGGTGTGATGCAACGTGTGCTGACTGTGAGAGATAAGCATGGTAAAGAAACCCTGATTCAGTCGCAACGGGTTGCAGGGATGAACAACCCACACCTGGCTGCCATGAAATACAGCATCTCGCCGTTAAATTATCATGGAAAAATTACAGTGAAATCCACCCTTAACGGCAACATCATCAACGATGGAGTGGAGCGCTACAAGCAATTGAATCAAAAGCACCTGCAGCCGGTTGATGCCGGCGCTGAGGGAAAGTTGAGCTGGCTGGTAGTGAAAACCACCCAATCGGCCATCGAAGTAGCAGAGGCAGTGAAGCTGAATGTTTTTTTTGAAAATAACCCCATTGAGCCTGAAATTAAAAGCATCATCACCACCGGCCAGGTAGAATCATTTTTCAGCGCTGATCTTGAGAGATTGCATGTGCTGACGGTAGAGAAAATCACCGCCATTTACACTTCTAAACCTGACGATAGCAATAATCCCCTTGCCAACGCCAAAGTGAAAGCCATGCTGACTGAATCGTACGACTGGCTGGCGAATGAAAGCAAAGCCGAATGGGAAGAAATCTGGAAAAAAATTGATGTACAAATTGACGGCGACCGGCTTGCGCAAAAGCTGTTAAGGATGCATCTTTACCACCTGATGGTCTCATTTTCGCATCATAACAAGGATTTTGACGCCAGCATTACCGCGCGCGGATTGCACGGAGAGGCTTACCGCGGCCATATTTTCTGGGATGAACTTTTTATTCTGCCATTTTACGCCATGCATTTCCCCGAAGCGGCCAAAGCCATGCTGATGTATAGGTACCGGCGGTTGGATCAAGCGCGTGATTATGCCAAAGAATACGGCTACCAGGGCGCTATGTTCCCCTGGCAAAGCGGCAGCGACGGTAGAGAAGAAACGCAGGTGGTGCATCTCAACCCCATCACCGGAGAGTGGGGCGACGATTACAGCTCGCTGCAGCGCCACGTATCGCTGGCAGTGGCTTACAATGTTTGGGAATATTTTAAGATCACCGCAGATAAAGATTTTATCAAAGAATTCGGCGCTGAGATGTTCCTCGAAATCTGCCGATTCTGGGCCTCCAAAGCTAAAAAGGATGAAACCACCGGACGCTACTCGATCAAAAATGTAATGGGACCGGACGAGTTCCACGAAACCTATCCCGAAGCTACCGAAGGCGGACTGAAAGACAACACATACACCAATCTTATGGTGGCCTGGACATTAGAACGGGCTTTCGACCTTCTTGACCAACTTGAACCTGCCGGCCAGAAAATTATTAAATCCAGAATTGGCCTCACTGAGGATGAGATGGCCAGTTGGCAGGAAATTTCCCATCAGTTGAACATCGTCATCAAGAATGATATTCTGGCGCAATATGATGGATATTTTGAACTGAAAGAGCTGGACTGGGATTATTTCCGCAAAAAGTACGGCAACGTTTACCGGATGGATCGTCTGCTGAAAGCCGAAGGTAAATCGGCCGACGAGTACAAAGTGGCCAAGCAGGCCGACACACTGATGACCTTTTACAACTTGCCGGAAAAAGAGGTAACCCACATCCTGGAACGGCTTGGTTACCAGCTTTCACCAGAATACCTGAAGCAAAACCTCGGATATTATTTGCAGCGCACATCTCACGGTTCAACGCTTTCGAGGGTGGTTCACGCCCAACTGGCTAACATGATTGGAAACAAGCAATTGAGTTGGGAACTCTATCTTGACGCCCTCACCAGCGACTACAACGATATTCAGGGTGGAACCACCGGCGAGGGTATCCATGCCGGAGTAATGGCCGGAACGGTGCTCGTAGCCATGCAATCGTATGCCGGAGTTGATGTTCGTGACGGCAACCTCCGAATTAACCCTAACCTACCTTTGCACTGGCGCAGCATTAAATTCAAGTTTAAGTTGCGGGGAAATCTTTTTGAGATTGAAGTTTCACAGGCTGAGGTAAAAGTGAAATACGAGGGTGAAGATGAAAAAGTGATTTTTTGGGTGAATGGTGAAGAGAAAATAGCTGTGAGAAAGTTTTCAGATATGGTCAATTAAATGTCGGTTCCTAAACCAGCCACCACGACAGTCATCAATATAAAAGAAATGATTTACTTTTACGTTTGAAAAAAAATAGAGCCATGACCAATTTCAACATATCAATACCCGACCAAAAAGTTGAGTTTTTTAAAGAACTGATAAGAAATCTTGGATTTGCAAAAATTGAATCTGTTGATGATTTTGACATTCCGGAACACCATAAAAGGATTCTCGACGAGCGTTTGAAGCACCTTAACGAAAACCATGGGTCTTTGCGGGATTGGGAAGAGGTAAAAAAAGAACTGGATAAAAAATATGATGTACAAAATTGAACTTACCTCTTTTGCTGAACTTGATATTCAGGAAAGCATCCAATGGTACAATGATGCTTCAAATGGTTTAGGAAACAGTTTTTATAAAAATATTAAGTCCACAATTTCTTTGATTCAACGAAATCCAAAGTATTTTCCGGTACGATATAAAACAATCCATACAGCCCTTGTAAAAGAATTCCCCTTTATGATTCATTACCAAATAAATGAGACAAATGAGGCCATTATTATTTTGGGGGTTATTCACACAAGCCGCAACCCAAAAATATGGGATAAGCGGACTGATTGATCAAGATCAACATTGAAACAAATACGACTTTCATAGATATGGCAAAAACAACAAAAAAATTAACTATTCATTCAAACCATGAACCCATGGTTCTGTTGCCACTAAAACAGTACGAATCGTTAATTGAAGATATTGAAGATCGTTTGACAGCAATGGAACGTAAAGATGAGCCGGAATTAACACATGAGGAGGTCGAAAAAAGATTTACAGAAATTTTCGACAAACGATGAAATGCTCCCTTACGATCTGAAAAGTTTTTCCCCAAATTTCTAAAATGAAAAAGTGTCAGTCGAATACCCGCGCCGAAGTTTCAATATAAAGAAATATAACCACTTAAACCATTCAACGCTAATCTACGTTAAACCTGCCAATAAACTGCAACACTATTCAACATGCTTCACGATTTAATCACCATAACCCCCCAACACGAAAACTCGGCAAAGATGGTTTTCGATAAATTGCTTGAGATGAGAGTCGCAAGCCCAAAAGAAAAAATGATCGTCACCATTTCGGGCGAAGTAGGTTCAGGAAAATCCACCATTTCCATCGTCCTGGGTCGCTTGCTTACCAATCAGGGAACCCGCTCAAAAATCATTGACCTGGACGATTTTTACAAAATTCCACCGTTGGAACGCAGAGCATGGCGCATGAAGCACGGTATTGACAGTATTGGTTACGATGAATACGATTGGGATAAGGTGAATCAAAACATTGACCATTTTCAAAAAAGTAAAGTTTGTAAAATGCCCTGCGTTGACCTCATTACCAAGCACGTGGATGAGTTGACTACCGATTACAAAGGTATCGACATGCTCATTATTAACGGGCTGTATTCACTGAAAATCGAAAATGCCGACCTGAAAGTTTTCATCGAACAAAGTTTCGACAAAACCTTTGAAGCCCAGCAATACAATTGGAAAGAAAAGCTGGATGACTACCGTTACAAAGTGCTCCAGCGCGAGCATGAGGTGGTAAACTCGCCAAAAGGGCTGGCCGATTATTACATTGATTTTGAATCAAGTTTTTTTCACCTTTAACATAAAGTCAAAAACTAATGCTTGGAGATATTCTTCTAATTACCGAAAAACACCGTGCAGCAGCCGCTATTATTGTGGACCACATGCTATCCAATCGCAAAGACCGTATGGTGATTGCTATTTCAGGCGAGTCTGGTTCAGGGAAATCAGAGCTGGTACATGCCATAGCCAAACTGTTGCGCAAAGAGGGCATTTTTGCCAAACCATTTCACACCGACAATTACTACAAGACTCATCCGCTTGAACGACGCGAATGGCGCTCGAAACACGGAATCGAAAACGTGGTTGGGTTTGATGAATACGACTGGGAGGCCATCAACCGTAATATTGCCGACTTCCGCGAAAGTGAAGTGTCCGAAATGCCCTGTGTCGATCTGGTTACCGAGCAGGTTGACCGACTGATCACCAACTTTGGCGAGGTGGACATGCTCATTGTTGACGGGCTCTACGCCATCAAAGCGCCGGATGTTGACCTGCGAATCTTTATTGATCTCACCTATCTTGAGACCAAAGAGAAACACACCAAAGACGCCCGCGGTAAGGAGGTGATGGATGAAGCCCGGTGGGCAACGCTCGGACAGGAACACAAAATGGTGCAGTCACTCAGACCAATGGCTGACATCATTATCACCAAAGATTATGAAGTTCAGGTGGTAAAAGGATTTTGAAATTTCAAAGGTCTTCTCTAACTTGCAGGTTTTCTCTATCAAAAACAATTCAAAAAACATTGAAAAGTGATTTGTTTAGGTTGATAATTACTAATTAGCCCATGGCAAATCAACCATAGTTCAAAACCTCCATAAACTCACAACCTAAATATTTGCGGTGAAAAAGGAAAATAATCACCGCATTTATGCGGTAAATAATCTGTATTTTTGCCGCAAATTAATTTTTAGTCATGGCAAAATACATCTACGAATATGATAACTGGACGGACTTTTCGTGGGATGATAAAGCGATAAACACCTTGTTCGGAGAAGTCCGGTTAATGCAGGGAAAAATCGTCGGACAGATGAACACGCTTGGATTTTCTACAAAAGAGGAAGCTACACTTACTACTTTAACATTAGACGTAGTTAAATCATCTGAAATAGAAGGCGAATTGCTGAATTACGATCAGGTACGCTCATCAATAGCAAGACGCCTGGGCATCAATACCGCAGGATTGGTGCCAAGTAGCCGTCATGTAGAAGGTGTGGTAGAAATGATGCTTGATGCCACACAAAGACACAACTTGCCTTTAACCGAAAAACGATTGTTTGGTTGGCACGCAGCGCTATTCCCAACAGGGTACAGCGGACCTTACCAAATAGAAGCCGGACAATACCGAAGTGGCGAAATGCAAGTGGTTTCGGGAGCTATGGGCAAAG contains:
- a CDS encoding fibronectin type III domain-containing protein, whose amino-acid sequence is MKSKVLTIILCVVSGINFVALYAQNPKSQHDRKFFTACPGSPTVADIDGNIYNTALIGEQCWIKENLKTTKYSNGTSIDYPGTNNGAWSSNTDGAYAWYSNSISWKDSYGAYYNWYAVNNANGLCPSGWHVPDDEEWKILEGTVDSYYGVGDPIWDQTAWRGYDAGKNLKSTIGWSINTGSDFYDFTAIPAGYRHTDGSYIALNTYAFFWSSSENYPSVAWSRHLAYNNDGVRRLFNPETFGFSVRCVKNPESGSCLPPSNLILEDVSCNSSTIAWTPNANEDSWDLKYGPTGFDPQSEGTAVEGITENPVLIEGLAPGESYDVYVRAVCSDDEKSDWSLPLNLETHSLQMISLPAGWSGLSSFLVPNTGALEVLFENFIEQIIIVQNETGIFWPNGNVNTLGEWNSMEGYQIKVSSAINFNLAGYPVSNNTIQLQTGWNLIPVLSDSPVNPEILFDGTNVILVRDAVGITLFWPALDINTIGFLTPGKSYFVMMGSPDEITFP
- a CDS encoding PaaI family thioesterase, with product MDQKAFQDYYPDDFNHCYGCGGLNEHGHQIKSYWDGDEAVAEFTPKPWHTALPGYVYGGLIASLIDCHSTGTAAAALYRHAGRPMDSEPPFRCVTASLHVDYLRPTPIYGPLKLRATVEKIEGNRVTVKVNLYGGGELCAKGEVLAVAVNEKWVNKWIRQE
- a CDS encoding superoxide dismutase; translation: MKQFIFSAAAIAVLVLSITVSYAQTESQQATYTFDPLPYAYDALEPSIDARTMEIHYDRHHRAYFNNFSKAIKDSEMGGMSLEAIFANISKAPAVLRNNGGGHYNHTLFWSIMSPDGGGIPVGKLAEAINKTFGSFDDFKKQFEQAGATRFGSGWAWLSVNADGKLFISSTPNQDNPLMDVVEQRGNPILGLDVWEHAYYLKYQNQRGSYMGAFWDVVNWKEVGRRYEVLVK
- a CDS encoding beta-phosphoglucomutase family hydrolase; translation: MKSFSAVIFDLDGVITRTALVHSAAWKKMFDEFLKSWSDKHHKPFREFDHERDYLPYVDGKPRYQGVQSFLEHRGIGIPFGDPSDPPEAETVCGLGNRKNQVFNEVLERDGVEVYPSTVELIHQLIKKNIRVGVASSSKNCEGVLKAAGLFDLFETRVDGVVSSEIGLNGKPAPDIFLKACENLGSTPDEAVVVEDAVSGVQAGKAGNFGLVLGIAREGNAKELRQNGADIVVNDIGDIGLKGLEEWFENGLEEDNWSLTYTEYNTKKERSREALVTIGNGYFGTRGAFEETYANPVNYPGTYIAGLYNRLVSKVGDRDVENEDFVNIPNWLQITFKIDDGDWFDPNSTEILDCYRHLDFRTGVMQRVLTVRDKHGKETLIQSQRVAGMNNPHLAAMKYSISPLNYHGKITVKSTLNGNIINDGVERYKQLNQKHLQPVDAGAEGKLSWLVVKTTQSAIEVAEAVKLNVFFENNPIEPEIKSIITTGQVESFFSADLERLHVLTVEKITAIYTSKPDDSNNPLANAKVKAMLTESYDWLANESKAEWEEIWKKIDVQIDGDRLAQKLLRMHLYHLMVSFSHHNKDFDASITARGLHGEAYRGHIFWDELFILPFYAMHFPEAAKAMLMYRYRRLDQARDYAKEYGYQGAMFPWQSGSDGREETQVVHLNPITGEWGDDYSSLQRHVSLAVAYNVWEYFKITADKDFIKEFGAEMFLEICRFWASKAKKDETTGRYSIKNVMGPDEFHETYPEATEGGLKDNTYTNLMVAWTLERAFDLLDQLEPAGQKIIKSRIGLTEDEMASWQEISHQLNIVIKNDILAQYDGYFELKELDWDYFRKKYGNVYRMDRLLKAEGKSADEYKVAKQADTLMTFYNLPEKEVTHILERLGYQLSPEYLKQNLGYYLQRTSHGSTLSRVVHAQLANMIGNKQLSWELYLDALTSDYNDIQGGTTGEGIHAGVMAGTVLVAMQSYAGVDVRDGNLRINPNLPLHWRSIKFKFKLRGNLFEIEVSQAEVKVKYEGEDEKVIFWVNGEEKIAVRKFSDMVN
- a CDS encoding addiction module protein; translation: MTNFNISIPDQKVEFFKELIRNLGFAKIESVDDFDIPEHHKRILDERLKHLNENHGSLRDWEEVKKELDKKYDVQN
- a CDS encoding type II toxin-antitoxin system RelE/ParE family toxin — protein: MMYKIELTSFAELDIQESIQWYNDASNGLGNSFYKNIKSTISLIQRNPKYFPVRYKTIHTALVKEFPFMIHYQINETNEAIIILGVIHTSRNPKIWDKRTD
- a CDS encoding uridine kinase, which gives rise to MLHDLITITPQHENSAKMVFDKLLEMRVASPKEKMIVTISGEVGSGKSTISIVLGRLLTNQGTRSKIIDLDDFYKIPPLERRAWRMKHGIDSIGYDEYDWDKVNQNIDHFQKSKVCKMPCVDLITKHVDELTTDYKGIDMLIINGLYSLKIENADLKVFIEQSFDKTFEAQQYNWKEKLDDYRYKVLQREHEVVNSPKGLADYYIDFESSFFHL
- a CDS encoding uridine kinase, with translation MLGDILLITEKHRAAAAIIVDHMLSNRKDRMVIAISGESGSGKSELVHAIAKLLRKEGIFAKPFHTDNYYKTHPLERREWRSKHGIENVVGFDEYDWEAINRNIADFRESEVSEMPCVDLVTEQVDRLITNFGEVDMLIVDGLYAIKAPDVDLRIFIDLTYLETKEKHTKDARGKEVMDEARWATLGQEHKMVQSLRPMADIIITKDYEVQVVKGF